The following nucleotide sequence is from Sphingomonas panacisoli.
GTAGTCGGCAAATAGCTGCGCCACGCAGGCGAGCTGAACGACCGTCGCCATCGTGGCGAGGACCAGGTAGGTGACCGGGCCTTTGGCCCGGCCGGCATGGCGTTTCACAATGTATCTCCTTCGTCAGTAGTAAAAGAATGGGTCCAGAACCCGGACTTCGGTGATGGGCCCGACCGGCAGGCCATTGCGCTCGCCGGCAGTGCGGATGGCGTCGGGGGTCGGCGCGTCATAAATGCAGAAGGTCTTCTGTTTGTCGGCCGAGACGAAGCTCTGCACCCAATTTACTGCGTCAGTGGCATTCTGACCGACGACGTTCAAACAGGCGCTGGCGCCATCGTCGTTGCACGGGATGTGAAGACCGGTGGGGAACGTCCGTTCGACCATGTAGCGTGGCATGATGTTTCTCCTTTGCTTGGTTGAGCAAGGATCAGATCGACGAAAATTCGACCTGCAACATCGGCAGACCTCCCCATTTTGCGGGACGGCTGTTCCCTATTTTGGCAGTCCCTATTTTCGGGAGGCGCTTTCTTCTATTGTAGCGCTCGCCATGCTGCTCGAGCGCGACGCCATTCTCGAGGATTTGGATCGCCTGGCGACCGGTGCGGTTGCCGGCCATGGTCGCGTGGCCTTCATCATCGGCGAAGCGGGTATCGGCAAAACCAGCGTGCTGCGCGCAGCCGCCACCCGGCTCGAAAGCAAACTGCGGCTGATGTGGGCGGCCTGCGAGGATTGGAGTTCGGCTGCAGCACTCACTGTCCTGCGCGACTTGCCGATTATCGACGATGCGACGCTGGATAACGCGCAGAGCAGCGGTGCACGGCTCGCTTTGTTCGGCGAGGTGCTTGACCGGCTGAGCGACACGCCGACCGCGTTGCTGATCGAGGATCTGCATTGGGCGGACGATGGCAGTATCGACCTGTTGCGGTATCTCGGCCGGCGCATCGCCGATCGGCCGCTACTCATCATCGTGTCGTCGCGTGACGAGGATCAGGATGCGCGCGGCCGGTTGAGCCGGACGGCCAACGACTTGCCGCCTGCGGTGCGACAACGCATCGAACTCGCACGGCTGTCCTCCGTCGCGGTCGGGAAACTCGCCGCCGCGCAGGGCCTGATCGGCTCGGCAATCCACGACGCGACCGACGGCAATCCCCTGCTGGTCACTGAAATCCTCGCCAATCGTGGCAATCGGTCGAGTTCGATCGATGACCTCGTGCTGGCACGCGCCGAACGGCTCGATCCGGGCGGCCGGTCTTTCCTCGAATTCTGCTCGATCATCCCGCGTCGCGTGTCGCTGGCCCAGATCGAAGCGACAGGTGCGGCGGACGCCGATGTGTCCGCATGCATCGATAGCGGATTGCTCCTGGTCGACGGTGACGGCCTGGCCTTTCGTCACGAGATCACGCGACATGCGATTGCCGATGCGCTGTCGCCGCTCCGTCGCAAGCAGTTGCACGCCCACGAATTGGCTCGGCTGGCCGCCGCCGGCGCCAGCGCTGCCCGGCGTCTGCACCACGCGGCCGGTGCGGGGGATATCGCGTCCATCCGCTTGTTCGCCCCGGAAGCGGCCCGGCAAGCCGCGGCGCTCGGCGCGCATCACGAAGCGGTCGCGGCTTGGCGCGCCTTGTTCGACAACGACGAAGGACAATTTGACCCCGCGTTCGGCCAGGAGTTCGCGCACGAACTGCATGTGACCGGCGAACTCGCGCACGCGGTCGCCTGGCAGAAACGCGCATTCGCCGCGTACGAAGCTGCGGGCGACCTGCTGTTGCAAGGCGATGCGTTGCGATTTCTGTCGCGGCTGCATTACCTCAACGGCGACCGCGCGCTTGCCGATCAAGCCGGCGAAGCGGCGGTCGCATCGCTCGAGGCATATCCGGGTACGCCTGAACTCACCCTCGCGTACGCCAACCGCGCGCAGCTCGCGATGCTAGCTGACGATCCGGACGAAACGGTGCGATGGAGCGAGCTTGCGTTGCCGATCGCACGCGCGCTGGGCCGGGACGACATCGTTGCGACAGTACTCAACAATTACGGTACCGGGATACAATATGCCGATCTCGATCGCGCCATGGCGTTGCTCGATGAAAGCATCGCGCTCGGTATCGCGACCGGCAGCCAGGAACATGTCGCCCGCGCCTACACGAACAAGAGCTGGCTGCTGCGACAGGCGCGCCGTCTCGATCTCGCGCTGGCGGTGGCAAACGAGGGCGTCGCTTACTGCCGCGAACGCGACCTCGATACGTGGCGCGACTATATGATTGGCGGGCTTGCGCTGACGTTGCTCGACCTTGGCCGATGGGACGAGGCGGAGGCGACTGCCGAACCAGTAGTGTCGTCGACAACGAACACCCATCTGATGCGCAACCCGGCGGTGCGCGCGATGACATTGCTGCACATTCGCCGTGGCGATTCCGATCCGGCCGAGCTTATCGCTGAGCTACGTGAGCACATGGCGCGAGGTCGCGAAGCGCCTCGCTTTTCAAGCCTGGCGCTGATCGTCGCAGAGCAAGCCTGGACTTATGACCTGCCTTCACCGGAGGCCTTGGCGCTGCTCGCCGAGGCGACCGACTTGGCTTGCCACAATGGCAGCCCTTGGGATCGTGCATTGCTTTGGATGTGGCAACGCAAATTGGGCGGCGAAACCATCCAGCCTGACGATCTACCGTTACCGTTTGATCATTTGGCACGAGGGGCGATAGGCGAGGCCGCTACGGCATTTTCAAGTTATGCGATGCCATTCGGCGAGGCACAGACGTTGGTCGAGGGCGATGAAGCACAAGCGCTCGAGGGGCTGGCGATCCTCGATCGACTGGGTGCAGCCGCCACGGCCTCGCGCACGCGCGCCGAGTTGGCGACGCGTGGCATGCGAAAAGGGGTCCGGGGACCACGCGCGTCGACCCGCGCGAACAGCTTTGGTCTGACGCGTCGTGAAATCGATGTGCTGGGCGCCATCGACAAGGGTTGGACGAATAAGCAGATTGGCGAGCGTTTGTTTGTATCGGCAAAGACGGTGGACCATCACGTCTCATCGATCCTCGGTAAATTAGGCGCGCGGACGCGTGGGGAAGCGGCAGCACGGGCGAGGGATGAAGACTTGATATCTTAAAAGGCCACGAAGGAACCCTCGAGCCAGTGCGGGTACTTCGTGCCAAAAAAACCGTCGGCTTTCGGGTGGTACGTCGTGGCCACTGAACGACCGAAATTAAGGCGCATTCCAGTCGCCGAGATTTGCGTGAAAATTCAGTTTGCAAACGCGATCGTAGTTTGATGACGGCCTGACAACGAACAGCCAGGCCGTCACTCAATCAGCCGACAGGCGTAGAGCTGTAACGGTTACGCTCGTCCGCTACCTCTGCTTCGGAGTAGGTCGGCGCGCTTGCATCAAAAGACGACCAGCCGGACTGGCGATATGCTGCACCGCGAGTGGCAGCGTCGACGGACTTGTTCCGCTGTAGAACTGCCTCCGCTTCCGCAGCCATCGAGTCCTCAACCTTGGCACTGACCAGCGTTCCGCCACGACGAACGCCCTCAGAATATACGTTGGCGTCGTCGTCGCTGTGCCCAGCCTCTTTGAGGGCGCCAACGATGCCGCCGGTGGCTGCGCCGCTCGCGGCGCCGATCCCGGCGCCGACGGCAGTCGATGCAAGCCAGCCGGCCGCAACGATCGGGCCCAGGCCGGGGATCGCGAGCAGACCAAGGCCCGCGAGCAAGCCGCCGACGCCGCCCAGCACCGCCCCGGTCGACGCGCCGCGCGTGACGTCGCCGTCATCGTTGACGCCGTCGTTGTCGCGGTCGAGTGCGCCGTCATGGTCGCGGCCATTGGCGACGATGCTAAGGTTGTCGTGCGGAACGCCCAGTTGCTCGAGCTCGCGCATAGCGTTGGTAGCGTCCGAATAGTTGTCAAAAAGACGCGTTACGGTTTTTGTCATGTTGGAAATCCTAATGTCCGAGTTCAGCGAGTGGTGACGTTGCCCTTGTAATCCAGTCCGACCGCGACCTTCTTGCGGCCGTGCATCGCCCAGCCGCGCCAGACGCCGTTCTGGTCCTTGTTGAGACGCGAGACGCTGGAATAGCCGGCCTTGGCGATGCGACCGCGGGCCTGCGCTTCCGTAAACGAATTGCGGCCCTTGGCCGACACGTCGACCCGGGCGACCGAGCTGTCCTTGATGGCTGGATTGTTCGAG
It contains:
- a CDS encoding DUF4242 domain-containing protein, whose product is MPRYMVERTFPTGLHIPCNDDGASACLNVVGQNATDAVNWVQSFVSADKQKTFCIYDAPTPDAIRTAGERNGLPVGPITEVRVLDPFFYY
- a CDS encoding LuxR C-terminal-related transcriptional regulator, which produces MTGELAHAVAWQKRAFAAYEAAGDLLLQGDALRFLSRLHYLNGDRALADQAGEAAVASLEAYPGTPELTLAYANRAQLAMLADDPDETVRWSELALPIARALGRDDIVATVLNNYGTGIQYADLDRAMALLDESIALGIATGSQEHVARAYTNKSWLLRQARRLDLALAVANEGVAYCRERDLDTWRDYMIGGLALTLLDLGRWDEAEATAEPVVSSTTNTHLMRNPAVRAMTLLHIRRGDSDPAELIAELREHMARGREAPRFSSLALIVAEQAWTYDLPSPEALALLAEATDLACHNGSPWDRALLWMWQRKLGGETIQPDDLPLPFDHLARGAIGEAATAFSSYAMPFGEAQTLVEGDEAQALEGLAILDRLGAAATASRTRAELATRGMRKGVRGPRASTRANSFGLTRREIDVLGAIDKGWTNKQIGERLFVSAKTVDHHVSSILGKLGARTRGEAAARARDEDLIS